In Candidatus Nezhaarchaeota archaeon, a single window of DNA contains:
- a CDS encoding NADH-quinone oxidoreductase subunit NuoD, translated as VPGGVRADLPKGFREKATEVLDYLEKRIWDYYEMLFKNRTFQDRTVGVGVLSREEAIELGVTGPNLRASGADFDTRRDDPYAAYDKVDFNVIVLKEGDAYARALARFYEVAESIKIIRQALKDIPGGPVRCKVPPNLPRGEVYTRVESGRGELGIYLVGAGGNRPYRLKISAPSFRNLMALVHLCRDVPIGDVPVIYYSLDILLLDVDR; from the coding sequence GTCCCCGGGGGGGTGAGGGCAGACTTACCTAAAGGGTTTAGGGAGAAGGCCACCGAGGTCCTCGACTACTTAGAGAAGAGGATCTGGGACTACTACGAGATGCTGTTTAAGAACAGGACGTTTCAAGATAGAACAGTGGGAGTGGGGGTCCTGTCTAGAGAAGAGGCTATTGAGTTAGGAGTCACGGGACCAAACCTAAGAGCTTCTGGAGCGGATTTCGATACTAGAAGGGACGATCCGTACGCTGCCTACGATAAAGTGGACTTCAACGTCATAGTGCTTAAGGAGGGAGACGCGTACGCTAGAGCCTTAGCGAGGTTCTATGAGGTGGCTGAGAGCATTAAGATCATTAGGCAGGCGTTAAAGGACATACCGGGCGGACCGGTTAGGTGCAAAGTCCCACCCAACCTACCTAGAGGAGAAGTCTACACTAGGGTAGAGAGCGGAAGAGGGGAGCTGGGCATATACTTAGTCGGAGCTGGGGGGAATAGGCCGTATAGGCTTAAGATAAGCGCCCCCTCCTTCAGGAACCTCATGGCCCTAGTTCACTTATGTAGGGACGTGCCCATCGGGGACGTGCCAGTTATATACTATAGCCTAGACATCCTGCTGCTAGATGTAGATAGGTGA
- the nuoH gene encoding NADH-quinone oxidoreductase subunit NuoH yields the protein MVLPIPIPSLPELTIPGLPSIPFPTLPPPLDKLVAFAQTREFVELLIDAGLKLLVFPGLAFIALYAMLAVWGERKLHARVHLRIGPYHVGPILGLFQLVADGIKLLGKEIITPEKAHKVGYHLAPVLIMTLSMVTLAFIPFFPIAPGRYWAVYYTEYNLLVILALLSLRPFIMILAGWASNNKYTTMGAIRAAFQLLAYEVPLMLSMASVAMLAGSLDLAKIVESQAKVWYVVPCFLGFIVFFVATMAEICRRPLDIIVAEQEIVFGPWTEYTGMEYGLVMMSEYVDVAIASFLVTMLFLGGWHGPGLHPLAWVLIKMGVVSMFFMIGRSTWPRLRIDQLLDAGWRKLIPLALVQVLVAIAIVYLTKAAYA from the coding sequence ATGGTCCTACCCATACCTATACCAAGCCTACCCGAGCTCACAATTCCCGGCCTACCATCAATACCGTTCCCAACCCTGCCCCCGCCTCTTGATAAGCTAGTGGCGTTTGCTCAAACTAGGGAGTTCGTTGAGCTGCTCATAGACGCGGGGCTAAAACTCCTCGTGTTTCCCGGGCTAGCGTTCATCGCGCTGTACGCCATGCTGGCCGTCTGGGGGGAGCGTAAGCTTCATGCTAGAGTTCACTTAAGGATAGGGCCGTATCACGTAGGGCCTATCCTCGGACTCTTTCAGCTGGTCGCAGATGGTATTAAGCTGCTGGGCAAGGAAATCATAACCCCTGAGAAGGCGCATAAAGTAGGATATCACTTAGCGCCGGTGTTAATAATGACGCTGTCGATGGTCACCCTAGCCTTCATACCGTTCTTCCCCATCGCGCCGGGTAGGTACTGGGCAGTGTACTATACAGAGTATAATCTCTTGGTGATCTTAGCCCTACTATCGCTCAGGCCGTTTATAATGATTCTAGCGGGCTGGGCCTCTAATAACAAGTACACCACGATGGGGGCTATAAGGGCCGCCTTCCAGCTACTAGCCTACGAAGTGCCGCTAATGCTATCCATGGCAAGCGTAGCAATGCTAGCGGGCTCCCTCGACTTAGCCAAGATAGTAGAGAGCCAGGCGAAGGTGTGGTACGTCGTTCCTTGCTTCTTAGGCTTCATAGTATTCTTCGTGGCAACCATGGCTGAGATCTGCCGCAGGCCTTTAGATATCATAGTGGCTGAGCAAGAAATTGTGTTCGGACCTTGGACTGAGTACACTGGAATGGAGTATGGCTTAGTAATGATGTCGGAGTACGTAGACGTAGCCATCGCCAGCTTCCTAGTAACTATGCTGTTCTTAGGGGGGTGGCACGGCCCGGGGCTTCACCCATTAGCCTGGGTCTTAATTAAGATGGGGGTGGTGTCCATGTTCTTTATGATAGGCAGGTCCACCTGGCCTAGGCTAAGGATCGACCAACTACTCGACGCTGGTTGGAGGAAGCTAATACCTTTAGCACTAGTCCAAGTGCTAGTAGCCATAGCCATAGTATACCTAACCAAGGCAGCCTATGCGTGA
- a CDS encoding GNAT family N-acetyltransferase encodes MVSVIKAAEEDLDKYKISPGFVKWICSHDDKGKEELRGLLKSKLKEGMEVWLAVDAEEVIGFTIISDWPVLPGAKAIEAMEVAKPYRGRGIGSMMLSKVIKEHDTLIALMPSPEEGYEKELEKFYERFGFHHLTSDYMIRIPDTPEAGYKLRKWIQQLDRLLEIYQVLLREMKMRHDVIYERTPRIALRREMEREEGA; translated from the coding sequence ATGGTCAGCGTAATTAAGGCCGCTGAGGAGGATCTCGACAAGTATAAGATATCTCCCGGCTTCGTCAAATGGATTTGCTCGCACGACGATAAAGGCAAAGAGGAGCTTAGAGGGCTGCTTAAATCAAAGCTCAAGGAGGGCATGGAGGTATGGCTAGCTGTAGACGCTGAGGAGGTGATAGGATTCACCATTATAAGCGACTGGCCAGTCTTACCCGGAGCTAAGGCCATAGAGGCCATGGAAGTAGCTAAGCCATACAGAGGAAGGGGCATAGGCTCCATGATGCTCAGTAAAGTCATAAAGGAGCATGATACCCTCATAGCCCTCATGCCCTCACCAGAAGAGGGCTATGAGAAGGAGCTTGAGAAGTTCTACGAGCGCTTCGGATTCCACCATCTAACTAGCGACTACATGATACGCATCCCGGACACTCCCGAAGCAGGCTATAAGCTGAGGAAGTGGATTCAACAATTAGACAGGCTCCTAGAAATATACCAAGTGCTGTTGAGGGAAATGAAGATGAGGCACGACGTAATCTATGAGAGAACCCCCAGGATAGCGCTAAGACGAGAGATGGAGCGTGAAGAGGGAGCATAG
- a CDS encoding NADH-quinone oxidoreductase subunit I, translated as MSTYIKPLYLALLHIFKRTFTVKYPYEVLKPAERFRGRIRLNMERCIGCEVCGFICPNRAINIVEEEGGKYPQVDFGRCCFCGFCVEYCPRAALSHTEEYEISSYTREELIYSPRRLAEAPKPFERRTVVAKYLDSRRGPGHGET; from the coding sequence GTGTCCACATACATTAAGCCCCTGTACCTAGCCCTCCTACATATCTTTAAGCGCACCTTCACCGTAAAGTACCCCTACGAAGTACTTAAGCCAGCTGAGCGCTTTAGAGGAAGGATACGGCTTAACATGGAGCGCTGCATAGGCTGTGAAGTGTGTGGCTTCATTTGCCCTAACAGAGCTATCAACATAGTTGAAGAGGAGGGAGGTAAGTATCCACAAGTAGACTTCGGTAGGTGCTGCTTCTGCGGCTTCTGCGTAGAGTATTGCCCTCGAGCAGCCCTCAGCCACACCGAGGAGTACGAGATCTCCTCCTACACTAGAGAGGAGCTTATATACAGCCCTAGGAGGCTAGCTGAGGCTCCAAAACCGTTTGAGAGAAGGACGGTGGTAGCTAAGTACCTAGATAGTAGGCGAGGGCCTGGGCACGGCGAGACATAG